From the Ilumatobacteraceae bacterium genome, the window GCGGATCGCACGCTGCAGCTCCCACTGGGCACCGGGCGTCACCTTGACGGTCAGTCGGATCGAGATGCCGTCGGCCGCCAACGCTTCGACACCGAGAACCTGCGGCGGCTCCAGGACCTGGTCTCGGAAGTGTTCGGTCTCGCAGACCTCGTCGGCGGCCTGTTGGAGCAGGCTTCGGGCCTGATCGAGGTCGGAGTCGTAGGCGACGTCGACGTCGATCACGGCGACCGACCAGAGCTGGCTCTTGTTGCCGACACGTTGGACGACGCCGTTGGGTACGTGCCACACGGTGCCGTCGAGCGATCGCAGCACCGTCGTGCGCAGCGAGACCTCTTCGACGACGCCGATCGCCTCGCCGAGGTCGACGACGTCACCGATGCCGTACTGATCCTCGATCAGCATGAACAGGCCGGCGATGCAGTCTTTGACGAGGCTCTGCGCACCGAAGCCGAGCGCGACGCCGGCGATACCTGCACCGGCGAGCAGCGGGCCGAGTTCGATGCCGACGATGCCGAGCACCGTGAGCCCGGCGATCACCCAGATCGCCACGACCGTCGTGCTCGTCAACACGATCGAGATCGAGTTCGCCCGGGCCGCCCGGCGCGGATCGGGCTCGCTGGTCGCGCTCAGCGCACGCGGCAGTTCGATCCCGAACTGTTCGAGTCGTTGTGTCGACGTCACCTCCGGCGCGACCACACGGGTGACGAAGCGGCTGACCCACCGACGCGCCAGCCGCACGAGGACC encodes:
- a CDS encoding mechanosensitive ion channel family protein — translated: MDIPRASDACYEQTGSLCRQVYDWTDGSETAANLANWFVDKPVEILVVVIISWVLVRLARRWVSRFVTRVVAPEVTSTQRLEQFGIELPRALSATSEPDPRRAARANSISIVLTSTTVVAIWVIAGLTVLGIVGIELGPLLAGAGIAGVALGFGAQSLVKDCIAGLFMLIEDQYGIGDVVDLGEAIGVVEEVSLRTTVLRSLDGTVWHVPNGVVQRVGNKSQLWSVAVIDVDVAYDSDLDQARSLLQQAADEVCETEHFRDQVLEPPQVLGVEALAADGISIRLTVKVTPGAQWELQRAIRQHVKDVFDSAGVEIPFPQRTVWMRVDREAGTDPAGDDD